In one Lolium rigidum isolate FL_2022 chromosome 3, APGP_CSIRO_Lrig_0.1, whole genome shotgun sequence genomic region, the following are encoded:
- the LOC124700782 gene encoding 25.3 kDa vesicle transport protein-like isoform X2: MVKLTMIARVTDGLPLAEGLDDGRDQKDSDFYKQQAKLLFKNLSKGQHEASRMSIETGSFFFHYIIEGRVCYLTMCDRSYPKKLAFQYLEDLKNEFERVNGSQIETAARPYAFIKFDTYIQKTKKLYLDTRTQRNIAKLNDELYEVHQIMTRNVQEVLGVGEKLDQVSEMSNRLSNETKMYADKAKDLNRQAFIRKYAPVAIVIGVVIILFWAKNKIW; the protein is encoded by the exons ATGGTGAAGCTGACAATGATAGCGCGGGTCACTGATGGCCTTCCTCTGGCAGAAGGGCTTGATGACGGGCGGGATCAAAAGGATTCTGACTTCTACAAGCAGCAAGCTAAACTTCTTTTTAAGAACTTGTCAAAGGGGCAACATGAAGCCTCAAGGATGTCAATTGAGACAGGATCGTTCTTTTTCCA TTACATCATTGAAGGCCGAGTATGTTATCTAACAATGTGTGACCGTTCTTATCCAAAGAAGCTTGCATTCCAGTACTTGGAAGATCTGAAAAATGAATTCGAGAGAGTCAATGGAAGTCAGATTGAAACTGCGGCAAGGCCTTATGCTTTTATTAAGTTTG ATACATACATACAGAAGACTAAGAAACTCTATTTGGATACCAGAACCcaaaggaacattgcaaaactgaATGATGAGCTCTATGAGGTTCATCAAATTATGACTCGCAATGTTCAAGAAGTTCTTGGCGTCGGTGAAAAGTTAGACC AGGTCAGTGAAATGTCAAATAGGTTGTCAAATGAAACGAAAATGTATGCAGATAAGGCGAAGGATCTCAATCGGCAG GCCTTCATTCGGAAGTATGCTCCTGTTGCCATTGTGATTGGGGTGGTAATAATCCTGTTCTGGGCCAAGAACAAGATCTGGTGA
- the LOC124700783 gene encoding protein SKIP34-like: MCEGRRLGDAARPAWAELRRREAAADARLAAARARLAEALAELERARARAAELQRRLEETYGKRRRLKRVAAAARDRIHETRVRLQEHEQQQQDQLPAESDPTS, from the coding sequence atgtGCGAGGGGAGGCGGCTGGGCGacgcggcgcggccggcgtgggCGGAGCTGCGGAGGAGGGAGGCCGCGGCGGACGCGcgcctggcggcggcgcgggcgcggctcGCCGAGGCGCTGGCGGAGCTGGAGCGGGCCCGGGCGCGCGCCGCCGAGCTGCAGCGCAGGCTGGAGGAGACCTACGGCAAGCGCCGCCGCCTCAAGCGGGTGGCGGCCGCCGCGCGCGACCGGATCCACGAGACCCGCGTCCGCCTCCAGGAgcacgagcagcagcagcaggatcAGCTCCCCGCTGAATCCGATCCCACCTCATAG
- the LOC124700782 gene encoding 25.3 kDa vesicle transport protein-like isoform X1: MVKLTMIARVTDGLPLAEGLDDGRDQKDSDFYKQQAKLLFKNLSKGQHEASRMSIETGSFFFHYIIEGRVCYLTMCDRSYPKKLAFQYLEDLKNEFERVNGSQIETAARPYAFIKFGMLLISTAHATIVFIHPLKFYCFITYVSLYLDTYIQKTKKLYLDTRTQRNIAKLNDELYEVHQIMTRNVQEVLGVGEKLDQVSEMSNRLSNETKMYADKAKDLNRQAFIRKYAPVAIVIGVVIILFWAKNKIW; this comes from the exons ATGGTGAAGCTGACAATGATAGCGCGGGTCACTGATGGCCTTCCTCTGGCAGAAGGGCTTGATGACGGGCGGGATCAAAAGGATTCTGACTTCTACAAGCAGCAAGCTAAACTTCTTTTTAAGAACTTGTCAAAGGGGCAACATGAAGCCTCAAGGATGTCAATTGAGACAGGATCGTTCTTTTTCCA TTACATCATTGAAGGCCGAGTATGTTATCTAACAATGTGTGACCGTTCTTATCCAAAGAAGCTTGCATTCCAGTACTTGGAAGATCTGAAAAATGAATTCGAGAGAGTCAATGGAAGTCAGATTGAAACTGCGGCAAGGCCTTATGCTTTTATTAAGTTTGGTATGTTGTTAATCTCTACTGCACATGCCACCATTGTTTTTATTCACCCTCTCAAGTTCTACTGCTTTATAACATATGTTTCTCTGTATTTAGATACATACATACAGAAGACTAAGAAACTCTATTTGGATACCAGAACCcaaaggaacattgcaaaactgaATGATGAGCTCTATGAGGTTCATCAAATTATGACTCGCAATGTTCAAGAAGTTCTTGGCGTCGGTGAAAAGTTAGACC AGGTCAGTGAAATGTCAAATAGGTTGTCAAATGAAACGAAAATGTATGCAGATAAGGCGAAGGATCTCAATCGGCAG GCCTTCATTCGGAAGTATGCTCCTGTTGCCATTGTGATTGGGGTGGTAATAATCCTGTTCTGGGCCAAGAACAAGATCTGGTGA